Proteins from one Patescibacteria group bacterium genomic window:
- a CDS encoding DUF262 domain-containing protein: MKTILKTNITVKNICEGFVYNELEGKGLFGLAGKLTIQPEYQRNYIYAEEGREVAVIESVLKGYPIGLIYFNKVSNNKFEVLDGQQRITSLGRFITDKFAIKDENGMQYFGGLAKDKKDKILETKLLIYECEGTESQIKEWFKTINIAGVPLKPQELLNAIYSGPFVTLAKEEFSNSQNANTQKWGAYISGVVNRQDFLERALDWVSKGNIDDYMSRHRKDTNIKELKTYFNSVIDWISSVFTDVEKEMRGLEWGRLYEEYHKNSYDPAKVSKEVHKLYADPYVKNRKGVFEFILGDSVDTKLLDVRIFDEATKRSVYASQTKAAEAKGKSNCPHCAIGHGANKEKIWSLSDMDADHVAAWSKDGATSAKNCQMLCKTHNRAKGNR, encoded by the coding sequence ATGAAAACGATTTTAAAAACTAATATAACTGTCAAAAATATTTGCGAAGGGTTCGTTTATAACGAACTTGAAGGCAAGGGCTTGTTCGGTTTGGCTGGCAAGCTAACCATTCAGCCAGAGTATCAACGTAATTACATTTATGCAGAAGAAGGGAGAGAAGTCGCAGTAATAGAATCAGTTCTCAAGGGCTATCCGATAGGGTTAATCTATTTTAACAAAGTTAGCAATAATAAATTTGAGGTGTTGGACGGACAACAGCGCATCACTAGCCTTGGGCGCTTTATTACCGATAAGTTTGCTATAAAAGATGAGAACGGAATGCAATATTTTGGTGGCCTAGCAAAGGACAAAAAAGACAAGATATTAGAAACTAAATTACTTATTTATGAATGTGAAGGCACGGAAAGCCAGATAAAAGAGTGGTTTAAGACAATCAATATTGCAGGCGTTCCGCTTAAACCTCAAGAATTACTCAACGCTATTTATTCCGGACCATTTGTAACGCTTGCAAAAGAAGAATTTAGTAATAGTCAAAATGCCAATACTCAAAAATGGGGTGCCTACATATCTGGTGTTGTTAATCGCCAAGATTTTTTGGAGCGAGCATTAGATTGGGTAAGTAAAGGCAATATTGACGACTACATGAGCCGTCATCGAAAGGATACAAATATTAAAGAATTAAAAACATATTTTAATAGCGTGATTGATTGGATTTCTAGTGTGTTTACAGATGTTGAAAAAGAAATGCGCGGTCTTGAATGGGGGCGATTGTATGAGGAGTATCATAAAAACTCTTACGATCCCGCCAAAGTATCCAAAGAAGTACATAAACTCTACGCTGATCCATATGTCAAAAACCGCAAAGGGGTCTTTGAGTTTATTCTTGGCGATTCTGTTGATACGAAACTGCTTGATGTTCGCATATTTGACGAAGCAACCAAAAGATCGGTTTATGCGTCGCAGACAAAAGCCGCAGAAGCCAAAGGAAAATCAAATTGCCCGCATTGCGCCATCGGACATGGTGCTAACAAGGAGAAGATTTGGAGCTTAAGCGATATGGATGCCGACCACGTGGCGGCATGGAGCAAGGACGGCGCAACTTCAGCTAAAAATTGCCAGATGTTGTGCAAGACACATAATCGGGCAAAGGGTAATCGGTAA
- a CDS encoding adenine-specific methyltransferase EcoRI family protein, with protein MGRKSSIKNLTKAKKAKNDEFYTQYSDIQKEIEKYLDYNPNTFRNKVVYCNCDDPFESNFFRYFVLNFNRLGLKQLITTSYKPSPVANTQLRLFGDDKTLLKSKGRPKITANKFIINEVHDIDGDGEFNLKDVAKQLKVNKHNEWAPLEGDGDFRSDECISLLKQSDIVVTNPPFSLFREYVKKLFDYKKKFLIIGNINCLTYKEIFPKIKENKAWLGNGMGRWISGFIVPESYDLYGSEARIDENGNRIVATNNCLWLTNLDHGRRHQPLPLMTMAENLKYSKHREVKGKKSYDKYDNYDAIEVPFTDAIPSDYKGAMGVPVTFLDKYNPDQFEILGSLITNNAENYSYGVPYINGKKVYARVLIKHKKK; from the coding sequence ATGGGCAGAAAATCCTCAATCAAAAATCTTACAAAAGCAAAGAAAGCAAAGAACGATGAGTTTTATACTCAATACAGCGATATTCAAAAAGAGATTGAAAAGTATCTGGATTATAATCCTAATACTTTTCGCAATAAGGTAGTATATTGCAACTGCGACGATCCTTTTGAAAGCAACTTCTTTCGCTATTTCGTGCTTAATTTCAACAGGCTTGGATTAAAACAACTCATCACGACGAGCTACAAGCCATCGCCTGTCGCTAACACACAACTAAGGTTATTTGGTGATGACAAAACTCTTCTAAAATCAAAAGGTCGCCCTAAAATTACCGCCAATAAATTTATTATCAACGAAGTACATGATATAGACGGCGACGGCGAATTTAACTTAAAAGATGTTGCCAAGCAATTAAAAGTCAATAAACACAACGAATGGGCACCACTCGAAGGCGATGGTGATTTTCGTAGCGATGAATGTATAAGTCTTCTTAAACAATCCGATATCGTTGTAACAAACCCACCTTTCAGCTTATTTCGCGAATATGTTAAGAAACTTTTTGATTATAAGAAAAAATTTTTAATTATTGGCAATATTAATTGTTTAACTTATAAAGAGATTTTTCCAAAAATTAAAGAAAATAAAGCTTGGCTTGGAAATGGAATGGGGAGATGGATTTCTGGATTTATTGTTCCTGAATCCTACGATTTATATGGCTCAGAAGCCAGGATAGATGAAAATGGAAACAGGATTGTCGCCACCAATAATTGTTTGTGGCTTACTAATCTTGATCATGGTCGCCGTCACCAACCGTTGCCACTCATGACAATGGCTGAAAATTTAAAATATAGTAAACATAGAGAAGTTAAAGGAAAAAAATCGTATGATAAATACGATAATTATGACGCCATAGAAGTGCCTTTCACCGATGCGATACCAAGTGATTATAAAGGTGCAATGGGTGTGCCAGTTACATTTCTTGATAAATACAATCCTGACCAATTTGAAATTTTAGGTTCATTAATTACAAATAATGCCGAAAATTATTCATATGGTGTACCCTATATTAATGGAAAAAAGGTCTATGCCAGAGTTTTAATAAAACATAAGAAAAAATAA
- a CDS encoding helix-turn-helix transcriptional regulator has translation MLKQKSIIGDNIKKYRKLAGISQDVLSKKANLAFHTIAKIEAGATPNPTIDTVKKIADALDRSVDKLLLK, from the coding sequence ATGTTAAAGCAAAAATCCATAATTGGTGATAATATAAAGAAGTACCGCAAACTTGCGGGTATTTCTCAAGATGTCTTATCAAAAAAAGCAAACTTGGCTTTTCATACAATTGCTAAAATAGAGGCGGGAGCGACGCCAAACCCGACCATTGATACTGTTAAAAAAATTGCTGATGCTCTTGATAGATCAGTTGATAAATTATTATTAAAATGA